A genomic segment from Actinoplanes sichuanensis encodes:
- the cutA gene encoding divalent-cation tolerance protein CutA, translating into MTTSARPDPGNATEFIEVSTATETREAAVALARMAVESRLAAGAQITGPVISAFWHLGEFGTGEEWRLVLRTRFDLFDDLRSDLMKNHPWQNPEIIATPILAGSTECLEWIRASTRDAVS; encoded by the coding sequence AGTGCACGACCTGATCCGGGCAACGCAACCGAGTTCATCGAGGTGAGTACGGCCACCGAGACCCGAGAGGCCGCGGTCGCGCTCGCTCGGATGGCTGTCGAGTCCCGCCTTGCCGCCGGGGCACAGATCACCGGGCCAGTCATTTCGGCGTTCTGGCACCTCGGCGAATTCGGGACTGGCGAAGAATGGCGACTTGTCCTGCGGACACGGTTCGACCTGTTTGACGACCTGCGATCCGATCTGATGAAAAACCATCCGTGGCAGAATCCCGAAATCATCGCAACGCCGATTCTCGCTGGTTCAACGGAATGTCTTGAGTGGATTCGAGCCTCGACGCGTGACGCAGTCAGCTAG
- a CDS encoding tetratricopeptide repeat protein translates to MTADRSATGIPAHVLDRADVREALARHDFGQVFALVRKWAGISYSKIGEACGIKPERVGALARGVGSITSYEKIAQISDALLIPGWMMGLAPRVWECFPHGESPQLLADDRWDGDSSVHRRDFLKAATVGTGFAVGLRLENGRYRVGSHFPAVLRKRTARLRRLDNVLGGGDTFRIYAGEYKATKALIKDGMYSEATGRELLSVLAEQAQQAGWAAFDAGDHAEAGRLYEASRAAAEQAGEPLLAGNAFAFLAYQRIQADPAAAVQLATASCEVAGVAAVGSAGALLHERRAWAHAIAGNANETARALDDAQQALVAGGQEPDPDWSAWVDESELQIMAGRCWTELRRPLRAVPILKAVLADFDDAYARDKALYLSWLADSYLNAGEVEESAVTVSRALDLTAGVASVRPRQQLSRVLGGLAEFRTVPEVAEVFEKLTPS, encoded by the coding sequence GTGACGGCGGACAGGTCGGCAACCGGTATTCCGGCGCACGTACTTGATCGGGCCGATGTTCGGGAAGCCCTTGCGCGACACGACTTCGGGCAGGTCTTCGCCCTGGTGAGGAAGTGGGCGGGAATCAGCTACTCCAAGATCGGCGAAGCGTGCGGAATCAAGCCCGAGCGTGTGGGCGCATTGGCGCGCGGGGTTGGCAGCATCACGTCGTATGAGAAGATCGCGCAAATCTCTGACGCGCTGCTCATCCCAGGTTGGATGATGGGTCTCGCCCCTCGCGTGTGGGAGTGCTTCCCTCATGGCGAAAGCCCGCAGCTACTTGCCGATGATCGATGGGATGGAGACAGTTCCGTGCACCGCAGAGACTTCCTCAAGGCTGCCACTGTCGGCACGGGGTTCGCGGTCGGTCTCCGGCTGGAAAACGGAAGATACCGCGTGGGTTCGCATTTTCCGGCTGTCCTGAGGAAGCGTACGGCGCGCCTCAGACGCCTTGACAATGTGCTCGGCGGTGGTGACACATTTCGTATCTACGCTGGTGAGTACAAGGCTACGAAAGCTCTCATCAAAGACGGGATGTATTCGGAGGCTACCGGCCGCGAACTGTTGTCGGTTCTGGCCGAGCAAGCCCAGCAGGCGGGGTGGGCCGCATTCGATGCTGGCGACCACGCCGAAGCCGGACGGCTCTATGAGGCAAGCCGCGCGGCGGCCGAGCAGGCCGGTGAGCCGCTGCTCGCGGGCAACGCGTTCGCGTTCCTTGCCTATCAGCGAATCCAGGCGGATCCGGCTGCCGCTGTCCAACTCGCCACCGCCTCATGCGAGGTGGCTGGCGTCGCCGCCGTCGGCTCGGCGGGTGCCCTGCTTCACGAACGTCGTGCCTGGGCACACGCCATCGCCGGTAACGCCAATGAGACTGCCCGAGCACTCGACGATGCTCAGCAGGCACTCGTGGCCGGCGGGCAGGAGCCGGACCCTGACTGGTCGGCCTGGGTCGACGAGAGCGAGCTACAGATCATGGCAGGACGTTGCTGGACGGAGTTGCGGCGACCGCTCCGGGCCGTACCTATCCTGAAGGCGGTTCTTGCCGATTTTGACGACGCATACGCTCGTGACAAGGCGCTCTATCTGTCGTGGCTGGCGGACTCGTATCTGAATGCCGGAGAGGTCGAGGAATCGGCCGTCACCGTCAGTCGGGCACTCGACCTCACGGCGGGAGTCGCCTCGGTTCGCCCTCGGCAGCAGCTTTCCCGAGTCCTTGGGGGACTAGCCGAATTCCGCACCGTTCCCGAGGTTGCGGAGGTTTTCGAGAAGTTGACGCCTAGCTGA